Within bacterium, the genomic segment ATGGGTGGGACCTCCGGAACAGGGACGGGAGCCTCGGGAGAATGATAATCGAATTCAGGACGGCTGTCCTCGCGAATCCGGACGCGCATGCGGCCGGCACCGGGACCTACGCAGGCTGAGGTGCGATCCCGCCACGTCCCGGCGCCGAAAAAACACGGCGCCCCGGTGGGGGCGCCGTGCCGTGGCGGATTCCGTGGGGACCTAGCCGTGCTTCTCGTGCCAGGCCGCCAGCACCTCGGCCTCCTTCTCGGCCGGCAGGCCGGCGCGCCTGGTGACACCTTCGCGCCGGTCGTCCGGCAGCTCGTCGAACCAGGCCAGGGTGTCCCGGATCGTCTCGGCGTAGGGCCGGTAGACCAGGCCCGCCGCCACGGCCTTCGCGCAGCTGCGCAGACCGAAGGCCGCGTACTCGCCCTCGGGCGGCAGCCAGCAGGGCATGTTCATCCAGGCCGAGACCTCGTGCTCCTCGAGGAAGGCGTTGTCGGCCCAGGTGAAGGTGGCGTCCGACCCGGTCGCCTTGCGGCACTCCTCCAGGTAGGCCTTCATGGTCAGCTTGTTCTTCGGCTCGGGACCGGTCACGTCGAAGGTGCCGCCGGTGCGGTTCTCCATGCAGCGGACCTGGAAGGCGGTCAGGTCGCGACCGTCGATGATCTGGATCGGCGTGGCGCCGTCGCCGGGGGCCAGCACCTCGCCGCCCCGCCGCACGCGGACGGGCCAGTAGCCGCCGCGGAAGCTGAAGTCGCGCGGGCCCACGATCAGGCCGGGCCGGAAGATGGTGTGGTTGTCCGGATAGATGCGACGGATGCGGTTCTCGCACTCGGCCTTGAAGGGGCCGAAGAGGTCCCAGGTGAACTCGGTCTCGTCGGCGTTCGGGGCCTCGCCCACGGCGGCGGACTCGTCGGCGTCGGGCACCGAGTTGTCGACGTACACCGAGATGGACGACACGTAGCAATAGTGGCCGACGCTGCCCTTGAGCAGATCGGCCGTGGTCTCGACGATCTTCGGGATGTGGGGCCAGATGTCGATGCACACGTCCCAGGTGCGACCGCCGTCGATGGCCGCCTTCAGGGCGTCCAGACCATCGGCTTTCTCCGGATCGCGATCGCCGATCAGGCACTCCACGTCCGGGAAGAGGGTCTCGCTGCGGTTGCCGCGGTTGAAGAGGGTGACGGTGTGGCCGCCGGCGCGGAGGGCCTCGACGAGGTGGGGACCGGTCTGGCCGGTGCCGCCGAGGATGAGGACCTTCATGGGCTCGGCGGCGAAGAGCCGGCCGGACCAGGGCGCGGCCAGCGAGCCGAGGCCCAGGGCGGCGCCGGTCAGGGCCGAGGTCTTCAGGAACGTGCGGCGGGTCGAGCGGAGGGTCATGGCGGTCCTTTCGGCTGGTCGCGGGAGGCGGTCGTGTCGCGGGAGAATGGACCCCCTACGCACCGGCTGAGAATCGGTTTCAATTCGTCCGGGGCGAGCGTACACTGGCCCCGGGTCCGGGTCGAGTCCCGGGGCCGCCGCCCCACCGTGCGAAAGAAGGGACCCGATGCCGCGCCGTCACCTGCTCCCGCTCGCCGCCCTGCTGCTCCTGTTCGCCGCCGCCGGCCCCGCCGCCGCCGCGCCCGATCCCGCCGGCGTCTGGCTCGGCAGCCTGCAGGCCGGCGGCGCGACCCTGCGCCTGCGCTTCGACATCACCGGTTCCGCGGCGACGGGCCTGGCCGCGAGCATGACCAGCCTCGACCAGTCGTCGTCGGCCATCCCGGCGCGCATCGTCGTCGACGGCGCCGAGGTCCGGGTGCGGGTGCCGTCGATCTCCGGCGTCTTCGCGGGGACCCTTTCGACGGACGGCGACACCCTCGCCGGGCGCTGGTCGCAGCTGGGCCAGGACTTGCCCCTGGTCCTGACCCGCGACGCCGCGGCGCCGGCCGCGGTCGCGGCACCGCTCCCCGCCGCCCTGGCCGTCCACCCCTGGGCCGCCGGGCTGCCGGGGACCTGGATCGGCGCCCTGCACGTGAACGTGATCGAGCTGCGCCTGCAGTTCCACCTGACCGACGACGACGGCGAACTCGGCGTGACCATGGACAGCCTCGACCAGGGCGAGTCCGGCATCCCGGCCCTGGCCGAGCTGCACGCCGACCGCGAGGTCGTCTTCCGCTTCCCCTCGGCCGGCG encodes:
- a CDS encoding twin-arginine translocation signal domain-containing protein, with the protein product MTLRSTRRTFLKTSALTGAALGLGSLAAPWSGRLFAAEPMKVLILGGTGQTGPHLVEALRAGGHTVTLFNRGNRSETLFPDVECLIGDRDPEKADGLDALKAAIDGGRTWDVCIDIWPHIPKIVETTADLLKGSVGHYCYVSSISVYVDNSVPDADESAAVGEAPNADETEFTWDLFGPFKAECENRIRRIYPDNHTIFRPGLIVGPRDFSFRGGYWPVRVRRGGEVLAPGDGATPIQIIDGRDLTAFQVRCMENRTGGTFDVTGPEPKNKLTMKAYLEECRKATGSDATFTWADNAFLEEHEVSAWMNMPCWLPPEGEYAAFGLRSCAKAVAAGLVYRPYAETIRDTLAWFDELPDDRREGVTRRAGLPAEKEAEVLAAWHEKHG